In Methanothermococcus thermolithotrophicus DSM 2095, one DNA window encodes the following:
- a CDS encoding phosphatidylserine decarboxylase, protein MVNNIYYFHLFLVLCIYVLQSLRVLKMNLKSYQKFLAVGICSILLFTVYFYRDPERTPPLNERGICISPADGTVLYIKEYDGFPEVYKDGNKYVLKDIENYYRNGSYVIGIFMSPFDVHVNRAPIGGEVVYVKHFDGGYYPAFGSGVEGKNERNVIIIKNGTDYVGVVQIAGMVARRTVSNVNEGDYVTIGQRIGIIKLGSQAAVILPKDKYEVLVKKDDKVYAGETIIAKLKNKTLQINN, encoded by the coding sequence ATGGTAAATAATATATACTATTTTCATTTATTCTTAGTTTTATGTATATATGTGTTACAAAGTTTGAGAGTGTTAAAAATGAATTTGAAATCATACCAAAAATTCCTGGCAGTAGGTATATGTTCTATACTGTTATTTACAGTTTATTTTTATAGAGACCCAGAAAGAACGCCGCCACTAAATGAACGAGGCATCTGTATATCCCCTGCAGATGGAACGGTTTTATACATAAAGGAATACGACGGATTTCCAGAAGTCTACAAGGATGGCAACAAGTATGTTTTAAAAGATATTGAGAATTACTACAGAAATGGTTCCTACGTGATTGGAATATTCATGTCTCCTTTTGACGTCCATGTCAATAGAGCTCCGATTGGTGGAGAGGTTGTATATGTTAAGCACTTTGATGGGGGATACTATCCTGCATTTGGTAGCGGCGTAGAAGGGAAAAATGAAAGAAATGTGATTATTATAAAAAATGGCACAGACTACGTTGGGGTAGTTCAAATTGCCGGAATGGTGGCAAGGAGAACGGTTAGTAATGTTAATGAAGGGGATTATGTAACTATCGGACAGAGGATAGGTATTATAAAGTTAGGTTCTCAGGCTGCGGTAATATTGCCAAAAGACAAATATGAAGTACTTGTAAAAAAGGACGATAAAGTCTATGCAGGAGAAACCATAATTGCCAAATTGAAAAACAAAACATTACAAATAAATAACTAA
- a CDS encoding AAA family ATPase: MKIAITGKGGVGKTFLSATLARLFEKNNYKVIAVDADPDMNLGCALGIDEEITPLSKMDDLIEERTGARVGEYGSVFKINPKVDDILDKYSYTKGNISLLVMGTVEKGGGGCVCPATVLLRRLLKHLVTKRDEVVILDMEAGIEHLGRKVTENVDLMIVVVEPSKKSILTAERIKKLANDIGVTNLKVVVNKVKNKEEKEIFKEIFEKEVGIPILGFVSYNDEVSKCDLVGKPIDLSSKPGREIEDIFKHIIETKNK; this comes from the coding sequence ATGAAAATAGCCATTACGGGAAAAGGGGGAGTCGGTAAAACATTTTTATCTGCAACCTTAGCTAGATTATTTGAAAAAAATAATTACAAAGTTATAGCAGTTGATGCCGATCCAGATATGAACTTAGGATGTGCCCTTGGAATAGATGAAGAAATAACTCCCCTCTCTAAAATGGACGATTTGATAGAAGAGAGAACAGGAGCAAGAGTTGGAGAATACGGTAGTGTTTTCAAAATTAACCCAAAGGTAGATGATATTTTAGACAAGTACTCATATACAAAAGGTAATATCAGTTTGTTGGTAATGGGAACAGTTGAAAAAGGGGGAGGAGGTTGTGTCTGCCCTGCTACAGTTTTGTTGAGGAGACTTTTAAAGCATTTGGTAACTAAAAGGGATGAAGTTGTTATACTGGATATGGAGGCTGGTATAGAACATCTTGGTAGAAAGGTAACTGAAAATGTAGATTTGATGATTGTAGTTGTTGAACCCTCTAAAAAATCCATCCTAACTGCAGAAAGGATAAAAAAACTAGCAAATGATATTGGTGTTACAAACCTGAAGGTAGTTGTTAATAAAGTTAAAAACAAAGAAGAAAAAGAAATCTTCAAAGAAATATTTGAAAAGGAAGTGGGAATCCCAATACTTGGTTTTGTTTCCTATAACGATGAGGTTTCAAAATGTGATTTGGTTGGAAAACCTATAGACTTAAGTTCAAAACCTGGAAGAGAAATAGAAGATATATTTAAACACATAATAGAAACTAAAAATAAATAA
- the moaA gene encoding GTP 3',8-cyclase MoaA, with protein MKDRFDREIRSLRISVTPECNLKCFYCHREGHNSNGNKILMTPEEIGEITRTSLDFGVRKIKISGGEPLLRKDIVQIVENIKDERIKDISLTTNGMLLEKYAEGLKNAGLNRVNVSLDTLDPELYTKITCGSLHEVNDYKTKTYETNIERTKKGIEKAIEVGLTPLKVNYLAMSININHLDEIMNYCRDIGAILQIIEFIPTDEELKQYYVDIQPIEKMISDKADKIITRKFMQNRKKYIVDNLEIEFVRPVDNTEFCSHCTRIRLTYDGFLKPCLLRDNNLVDVLTPLRNGEDIKKYFAKCINKREPYFKS; from the coding sequence ATGAAAGATAGATTTGATCGGGAAATAAGATCCTTAAGGATTTCGGTAACCCCTGAATGCAACTTGAAATGTTTTTATTGCCATAGGGAGGGGCATAATTCAAATGGCAATAAAATATTAATGACTCCTGAAGAAATTGGGGAAATTACAAGGACTTCTTTGGATTTTGGCGTAAGGAAAATAAAGATTTCCGGAGGGGAGCCACTTTTAAGGAAGGATATAGTGCAAATAGTTGAAAACATTAAGGATGAAAGAATAAAAGATATTTCATTAACTACAAATGGGATGCTATTGGAAAAATATGCTGAGGGATTAAAAAACGCTGGATTAAATAGGGTTAATGTTAGTTTAGATACCTTAGACCCAGAGTTGTATACAAAAATCACCTGCGGAAGTCTCCACGAAGTAAATGATTACAAAACCAAAACCTATGAAACGAATATCGAGAGAACAAAAAAAGGAATAGAAAAAGCCATTGAAGTTGGACTAACACCATTAAAAGTAAATTATTTGGCAATGAGTATTAATATTAATCATTTGGACGAAATAATGAACTATTGCAGGGATATTGGGGCTATTTTACAGATTATAGAATTTATACCCACAGATGAGGAGTTAAAACAGTATTATGTTGACATCCAGCCAATAGAAAAAATGATAAGCGATAAAGCTGATAAAATAATAACAAGAAAATTCATGCAAAACAGAAAAAAATATATTGTCGATAATTTGGAAATTGAATTTGTAAGGCCGGTGGATAATACAGAATTTTGTAGCCACTGTACCAGAATTAGACTAACTTACGATGGATTTTTAAAACCTTGTTTACTTAGGGACAATAATTTAGTTGATGTTTTAACCCCATTGAGAAATGGAGAGGATATTAAAAAGTATTTTGCTAAATGCATTAATAAGCGAGAACCATACTTTAAATCATAA
- a CDS encoding peptidylprolyl isomerase produces MEKGKLVKISYEGYADGKLFDTTSEELAKKEGIYNPVMVYDTVTVAAGEGMLIPGLDEALLEMEVGEERELELPPEKAFGKRDPSKVKIVPMKEFQKHNVRPVVGLSMNIDGKVGKVASINGGRVLVDFNHELAGKTVNYKIKIEEVVEEPEKIVEELIKMYIPKINSEELKIKLTKNTATITLPENTVFMNNLQMIKMGIANEIMKRLDIEKVSFVDTFLKKKEGKKE; encoded by the coding sequence ATGGAAAAAGGGAAACTGGTAAAAATATCATACGAAGGTTATGCTGATGGAAAATTATTTGACACAACAAGTGAAGAGTTGGCTAAAAAAGAAGGAATTTACAATCCAGTAATGGTTTACGATACAGTCACAGTTGCAGCTGGGGAAGGTATGCTTATTCCAGGATTAGATGAGGCACTATTGGAGATGGAAGTTGGGGAAGAGAGAGAACTTGAATTACCTCCAGAAAAAGCATTCGGTAAAAGAGATCCATCAAAAGTAAAAATCGTACCTATGAAAGAATTCCAAAAACACAATGTAAGACCAGTAGTTGGATTATCTATGAACATCGATGGAAAAGTTGGTAAAGTAGCCAGTATCAACGGAGGAAGAGTTTTAGTTGACTTCAACCATGAATTAGCTGGAAAAACAGTTAACTACAAAATAAAAATAGAAGAAGTGGTTGAAGAACCTGAAAAAATAGTCGAAGAATTAATAAAAATGTACATCCCAAAAATAAACTCCGAAGAATTAAAAATAAAACTCACAAAAAACACAGCTACAATAACACTCCCTGAAAATACCGTATTCATGAACAACCTCCAAATGATCAAAATGGGCATAGCTAACGAAATCATGAAAAGATTGGATATTGAAAAAGTTTCATTTGTAGATACATTCTTAAAGAAAAAAGAAGGGAAAAAAGAATAA
- a CDS encoding molybdenum cofactor guanylyltransferase yields the protein MISAIILSGGKAKRMGGEKSFRKYNEKFLVENIADVLVEMKIPFITVFKNLKLINGPENYKKSHSLTKTIDTEIANQLYFFRKYRQTITWDILSDKGPLVGILSGMRVSSSEWILVLPCDMPFVTKDSINKLINFIPNAKLKKCNCIVPRHENGNLEPLFSIYHKSSIKVLEELARKIKENEGNVKKEKKEKYSSIRKLIDNLKPLYVDANEIDPTKKTFINVNTLDDLKLLNG from the coding sequence ATGATTTCAGCTATTATCCTATCGGGCGGGAAAGCAAAGAGAATGGGTGGAGAAAAATCTTTTAGAAAATATAATGAAAAATTTTTAGTGGAAAATATAGCTGATGTTCTCGTCGAGATGAAAATCCCATTTATAACTGTTTTTAAAAATCTGAAATTAATAAATGGGCCGGAAAATTATAAAAAATCTCACTCATTAACTAAAACCATAGATACGGAAATAGCAAATCAGCTCTATTTTTTTAGAAAATACCGCCAAACAATAACATGGGACATTTTAAGTGATAAAGGACCACTGGTGGGTATCTTATCTGGGATGAGGGTTTCGAGCTCAGAATGGATTTTAGTACTTCCCTGTGACATGCCTTTTGTAACTAAAGACTCAATAAATAAACTAATAAATTTTATTCCCAATGCAAAATTAAAAAAATGCAATTGTATAGTCCCAAGACATGAAAATGGTAATTTAGAGCCTCTTTTTTCAATATATCATAAATCCTCAATTAAAGTACTTGAAGAGCTCGCTAGAAAAATAAAAGAAAATGAAGGTAATGTGAAAAAAGAGAAAAAAGAAAAATATTCCTCAATAAGAAAATTGATAGATAATTTAAAACCCCTTTACGTTGATGCAAATGAGATAGATCCTACCAAAAAGACTTTTATAAACGTCAATACATTGGATGACTTAAAATTATTAAATGGCTAA
- a CDS encoding MBL fold metallo-hydrolase, with the protein MEVKVIIDNLAWKKYFAQHGLSLIVKTEDLKILFDTGQNPLILKKNLEIMEEKDDFNAIVLSHGHYDHTDGFSYFIETNNYGNANINIDIPIIMHPDAFVDRYDRTKNKYIGIKNEIKDFLKKYPKIELIEKPYNISKNIIVSGCVKRNQYYETEEFYKLENGTFKNDIVNDDMFLIVDGVVITGCSHSGIINVIEYAKKIKKVDKIRGVIGGLHLVNSSDSYIKTVKEYLENQDLEFIIPLHCTGFKALKELSSLDNFIQGHVGSVFEF; encoded by the coding sequence ATGGAAGTAAAAGTTATTATTGATAATTTAGCATGGAAAAAATATTTTGCCCAACACGGGCTTTCTCTAATTGTAAAAACTGAAGATTTAAAAATACTGTTTGATACAGGTCAAAACCCATTAATTTTAAAGAAAAATTTGGAAATTATGGAAGAAAAAGACGATTTTAACGCCATAGTTCTAAGTCATGGGCACTACGATCACACCGATGGATTTTCTTATTTTATAGAAACGAACAACTATGGAAATGCGAATATAAATATCGATATTCCGATTATTATGCATCCCGATGCCTTCGTTGATAGATATGACCGTACTAAAAATAAGTATATTGGAATTAAAAATGAAATTAAAGATTTTTTGAAAAAATATCCTAAGATAGAATTAATTGAAAAACCTTATAATATATCTAAAAATATCATTGTCTCTGGATGTGTTAAAAGAAACCAATACTATGAAACTGAAGAATTCTACAAGTTGGAAAATGGGACATTTAAAAACGATATTGTAAATGACGACATGTTCTTAATTGTGGATGGCGTAGTTATTACAGGATGCTCCCACAGTGGTATAATAAACGTAATTGAGTATGCAAAAAAGATAAAAAAGGTAGATAAAATCAGAGGAGTTATCGGCGGTCTTCATTTAGTTAACTCTTCTGATTCATACATCAAAACAGTTAAAGAGTATTTGGAAAATCAGGATTTAGAATTTATAATTCCATTACACTGTACGGGATTTAAAGCCTTAAAAGAACTAAGCAGTTTGGATAATTTTATTCAAGGGCATGTTGGAAGTGTTTTTGAGTTCTAA
- a CDS encoding anaerobic ribonucleoside-triphosphate reductase activating protein, producing MKVSGIVELSTIDYPKKCSAVVFLSGCNMKCGYCYNYKHITERSYEMSAEEVFKNMDLMFAEALVISGGEPTLQPEGVKELCKLAKEKGFPVKIDTNGTNVDVIRDLVENKLVDYVAVDVKCRFDKYKELTGIDGETIKENILKIINICKENNVFIECRTTFIPTIMDKEDIEEIASTIKDCDMYAIQQFDNEHAYCEEFKKIKTSTTEELLELGKIAKNYIDNVVVRTLDGEFRINNDLMDNNKNNIKNRR from the coding sequence GTGAAAGTTTCAGGTATTGTAGAGCTCTCAACAATAGATTATCCAAAAAAGTGTTCTGCAGTAGTTTTTTTGTCAGGATGCAATATGAAGTGTGGATACTGTTATAATTACAAACACATAACTGAAAGATCCTATGAGATGAGTGCGGAAGAAGTCTTTAAAAACATGGATTTGATGTTTGCAGAAGCATTAGTTATAAGTGGGGGAGAACCTACCCTACAGCCAGAAGGTGTAAAAGAGCTCTGTAAACTGGCAAAAGAAAAAGGATTTCCTGTTAAGATAGATACAAACGGGACAAATGTTGATGTCATTAGGGATTTGGTTGAAAATAAATTGGTGGATTATGTGGCAGTTGATGTTAAATGTCGCTTTGATAAATATAAGGAACTAACAGGGATTGATGGAGAGACAATAAAAGAAAATATTTTAAAAATAATAAATATTTGTAAAGAAAACAACGTTTTTATTGAGTGCAGGACTACATTTATCCCAACCATAATGGATAAAGAAGATATAGAAGAAATAGCCAGTACGATTAAAGATTGCGATATGTACGCCATCCAGCAGTTTGATAACGAACATGCCTATTGTGAAGAATTCAAAAAGATAAAAACTTCTACAACAGAGGAACTCCTTGAACTTGGAAAGATTGCAAAAAATTATATTGATAACGTCGTTGTAAGGACTTTGGATGGGGAGTTTAGAATTAACAATGATTTAATGGATAATAACAAAAATAATATTAAAAATAGGAGATAA
- a CDS encoding 6-hydroxymethylpterin diphosphokinase MptE-like protein — protein MDLKTWGSYYNKIMEDFGFDKEKDFESAVILNEIIENTKNNISLDGVKNIIEGKEVYIFGAGPSLKNHVKIVKEIIKTKAKTKEMDLEDNYIIISADGATKALLEEGLIPDIIVSDLDGDMSSIFESNDKGSIVVVHAHGDNIDKIQKYAGKLKNIVGSTQVPKEFDYLINYGGFTDGDRCCFLAEEFGAKKIILCGMDFGIYTTKYSRPNLKNDVEVADDIKVKKLKYAEKFVNWLKEHGKCGIAYIDQ, from the coding sequence ATGGATCTAAAAACATGGGGGAGTTACTATAATAAAATAATGGAAGATTTTGGATTTGATAAGGAGAAAGACTTTGAAAGTGCAGTAATTTTAAACGAAATAATAGAAAATACAAAAAATAATATTTCATTAGATGGGGTCAAAAATATCATCGAAGGAAAGGAAGTTTATATTTTTGGTGCAGGACCTTCTTTAAAAAATCATGTTAAAATTGTAAAAGAAATAATTAAAACTAAAGCTAAAACTAAAGAAATGGATTTAGAGGACAATTATATTATAATCTCGGCGGATGGTGCTACAAAGGCACTTTTAGAGGAAGGTTTAATCCCAGATATAATCGTTTCAGATTTAGATGGTGACATGAGCTCTATTTTTGAAAGTAATGATAAAGGTTCTATTGTGGTTGTTCATGCCCATGGAGATAATATTGATAAAATACAAAAGTATGCCGGCAAATTAAAGAATATTGTTGGTAGCACCCAAGTCCCAAAAGAATTTGATTACCTCATAAACTATGGCGGCTTTACAGATGGTGACAGATGCTGTTTTTTAGCAGAAGAATTTGGTGCAAAAAAAATAATCCTTTGTGGGATGGATTTTGGGATTTATACAACCAAATACTCTAGACCAAATCTAAAAAACGACGTTGAAGTTGCAGATGATATCAAAGTAAAAAAACTCAAATACGCTGAAAAATTTGTTAATTGGTTAAAGGAACATGGAAAATGTGGTATTGCATATATTGACCAATAA
- a CDS encoding chorismate mutase, translating to MSDTKIRLEVIRNRINEIDEQIIELMAERTHFAKEIALLKKALDMPIYDNKREQEIYEKTRKLCEKYDFDHNVALQIMDILIKHNKELQMKEFNKL from the coding sequence ATGTCTGATACAAAAATTCGACTTGAGGTCATTAGAAATAGAATTAACGAAATAGATGAACAGATAATAGAACTAATGGCTGAAAGAACTCATTTTGCAAAAGAGATAGCTTTATTAAAGAAGGCATTGGACATGCCGATATATGATAATAAACGAGAACAAGAAATTTACGAAAAAACACGTAAACTGTGTGAGAAATACGATTTTGACCACAATGTGGCTTTACAAATAATGGATATTTTAATCAAACACAACAAAGAATTACAGATGAAGGAATTTAATAAACTCTAA
- a CDS encoding 30S ribosomal protein S17e: MGRIRQTFIKRTGDELFERFSDKFTTDFETNKKAVEEVAFISTKTLRNRIAGYITSKVKKMSA, from the coding sequence TTGGGAAGAATTAGACAAACATTTATAAAAAGAACTGGAGACGAGCTCTTTGAGAGATTTAGTGATAAATTCACAACAGACTTCGAAACAAACAAAAAAGCTGTTGAAGAAGTTGCATTTATTTCAACAAAAACGTTGAGAAACAGAATTGCAGGGTATATAACCTCAAAAGTTAAAAAAATGAGTGCCTAA
- the dapA gene encoding 4-hydroxy-tetrahydrodipicolinate synthase, with product MQGVFPAIITPFKDGEVDYQGLEENINFLIDNGVSGIVSVGTTGESPTLTYEEHKKVIEKSIEVADGKIKVIAGAGSNSTVEAVEFSQHAEDVGADGVLLITPYYNKPTQEGLKRHFGEIAGAINVPIVLYNVPSRTAVNLEPETIKYLYEEYSNVTAVKEANPNLSQVSEISELCDIQILSGNDELTLPIVSLGGCGVVSVIANIVPKEMVQMVNYALEGKFDKAKEIHYKLFPLMKLMFVETNPIPIKTAMNLLNMPAGELRLPLCDMSEENKLKLKKTLMDLNLLK from the coding sequence ATGCAAGGAGTTTTTCCTGCAATTATTACTCCTTTTAAAGATGGGGAAGTAGATTATCAAGGTTTGGAAGAAAATATAAACTTTTTAATTGATAATGGTGTTAGTGGTATAGTTTCAGTTGGAACTACCGGTGAATCTCCAACTTTAACTTATGAGGAACATAAAAAAGTAATAGAAAAATCTATAGAAGTAGCAGATGGGAAAATAAAAGTAATTGCAGGAGCAGGTTCAAACTCTACAGTAGAAGCTGTGGAATTTTCACAGCATGCAGAAGATGTTGGAGCTGATGGTGTACTTTTAATAACCCCTTACTACAACAAACCTACTCAAGAGGGTTTAAAAAGGCATTTTGGAGAAATTGCAGGCGCTATAAACGTTCCTATAGTATTGTACAATGTGCCTTCAAGAACTGCAGTAAACCTTGAACCAGAAACTATAAAGTACTTATATGAAGAATACAGTAATGTAACAGCAGTTAAGGAAGCCAATCCTAATTTATCGCAGGTTTCAGAAATATCTGAATTGTGTGATATTCAAATACTATCCGGAAACGATGAGTTAACCCTTCCAATAGTATCTCTTGGGGGTTGCGGCGTAGTGAGTGTTATAGCAAACATCGTTCCAAAGGAAATGGTTCAAATGGTCAACTATGCACTTGAGGGAAAATTTGATAAGGCTAAGGAAATACACTATAAGTTGTTCCCTCTAATGAAGTTGATGTTTGTTGAAACCAATCCTATACCCATAAAAACAGCAATGAACTTATTAAACATGCCTGCTGGGGAATTGAGATTACCTCTCTGCGACATGTCTGAAGAAAACAAGTTAAAGTTAAAAAAGACTTTAATGGATCTTAATTTATTAAAATAA
- the gatC gene encoding Asp-tRNA(Asn) amidotransferase subunit GatC encodes MVDVEKIQKQAEEIVDKFSKVLESFDLGDEEEYYILETKNVLRDDDEPSIDPSFRDNALNIAPKTKEGYIVVEKSKWSQ; translated from the coding sequence ATGGTAGATGTCGAAAAAATACAAAAGCAGGCTGAAGAAATTGTTGACAAGTTTTCAAAAGTTCTTGAAAGCTTTGATTTGGGTGATGAAGAAGAATATTATATCCTTGAAACCAAAAACGTTTTAAGGGATGATGACGAACCATCTATAGATCCTTCATTCAGAGATAATGCTTTAAATATTGCTCCAAAAACAAAAGAAGGCTATATCGTTGTTGAAAAAAGTAAATGGAGCCAATAA
- a CDS encoding valine--tRNA ligase produces MEMQKEYSIEMEKEVQKKWENNKIYKFMNDEKRPPYIIDTPPPYPTGRMHLGHGLNWTYMDIIARFKRMNGYDVLFPQGWDCHGLPTEVKVEEINNITKSDIDRHEFRRLCVELTEENIEKMRNQVKSLGISIDWDREYITMTPEYVKKSQTAFVRMYKDGLIYRGKHPVNWCPRCQTAIAFAEVEYKERTSKLNYIKFPYMENEEKYLTIATSRPELMAACVGIVVHPEDERYKDVIGKKVKVPLFNQEVTVYPDEDVEKEFGTGVVMVCTFGDKTDVVWVNRHGLEIKKAIDEKGELTEICGKYSGMKSEEARGKIIEDLKCEGYLIKQEPLEQNVGVCWRCKTPIEIIVGDQWFVNVKKLLPESEKVTNELNWVPEHMKTRLLNWIKDMDWDWCISRQRLFATPIPVWYCPKCGEVIVAKEEDLPLDPTKESPYTCKCGNSDLIPETDVLDTWMDSSITPMVIAGWLEDEEFFKKHYPVQLRPQGHDIIRTWAFYTIIKSIALTGEKPWDEIVINGMVFGEDGHKMSKSRGNVVEPGEITKEYGADALRLWAANSTIGNDVPFAWKEVDYGYRFLRKFWNAARFAKMNIDDEVIEKLKTMEDASANIENPVDLWILSKLNRLIKRVTEDLENYRFNTVVEIQKFVWHEFCDNYIEMVKHRLYNKESTEEAQKDKLMAQYTLYKVITDSLRLITPFTPHFADIVGEIYKMDNIHTSWCRVDESLINEENEYIGEVAKNTVSSLRRFKSNKGMPLNSELSKVEIYVSDEKDYNALLKAKCDVKGALKIKELEIIHGKPALEQKIVEVVPNKSKIGPEFKKDAGKVMNFIKNADEETIEKILSEGLKVEDEFEAFLTKEHIKDVKRAIFNEGEVVETTSIDGLVDTLAIIH; encoded by the coding sequence ATGGAAATGCAGAAGGAATACTCCATTGAAATGGAAAAAGAAGTGCAAAAAAAATGGGAAAATAACAAAATTTACAAATTCATGAATGACGAAAAAAGACCGCCATATATAATCGATACACCACCTCCATATCCAACCGGAAGGATGCACCTAGGTCATGGCTTAAACTGGACCTATATGGATATTATAGCTAGATTTAAGAGAATGAATGGTTATGACGTTTTGTTTCCGCAAGGTTGGGATTGTCACGGGCTTCCAACAGAGGTTAAAGTCGAAGAAATTAACAACATAACAAAATCCGATATTGATAGGCACGAATTTAGAAGACTATGTGTTGAACTAACAGAGGAAAACATTGAAAAAATGAGAAACCAGGTTAAATCATTGGGTATCTCCATAGACTGGGATAGGGAATATATTACAATGACTCCTGAGTACGTTAAAAAGTCTCAGACAGCATTCGTAAGAATGTACAAAGATGGTTTAATTTACAGAGGCAAACACCCTGTAAACTGGTGTCCAAGATGTCAAACTGCCATAGCCTTTGCAGAGGTAGAGTACAAGGAAAGAACCTCAAAATTAAATTACATTAAGTTCCCATACATGGAAAACGAAGAAAAATATTTAACAATAGCCACATCAAGACCTGAATTAATGGCTGCGTGTGTCGGTATTGTCGTACACCCTGAGGATGAAAGATACAAGGATGTAATTGGCAAAAAAGTAAAAGTTCCTTTATTTAACCAAGAAGTTACCGTTTATCCAGATGAAGATGTTGAAAAGGAATTTGGTACTGGAGTAGTTATGGTCTGTACATTTGGGGATAAGACCGACGTTGTATGGGTAAATAGACATGGATTAGAAATTAAAAAGGCCATTGACGAAAAAGGGGAATTAACAGAAATATGTGGAAAATACTCAGGAATGAAGTCGGAAGAAGCCAGAGGAAAAATAATCGAAGATTTAAAATGTGAAGGATACTTAATTAAACAGGAACCTTTGGAACAAAACGTTGGTGTATGCTGGAGATGTAAAACACCTATCGAAATCATAGTTGGAGATCAGTGGTTTGTAAATGTTAAAAAGTTGCTTCCTGAATCTGAAAAAGTAACCAACGAACTTAACTGGGTACCTGAACACATGAAAACAAGACTTTTAAACTGGATTAAGGATATGGATTGGGACTGGTGTATCAGTAGGCAGAGATTGTTCGCAACACCTATCCCTGTATGGTACTGTCCAAAATGTGGGGAAGTTATTGTGGCAAAAGAGGAAGATTTACCACTAGATCCTACAAAGGAATCACCATATACTTGTAAATGTGGAAATAGCGATTTAATTCCAGAAACTGATGTTTTAGATACATGGATGGATTCTTCAATAACACCTATGGTTATAGCAGGATGGCTTGAAGATGAGGAATTCTTTAAAAAACACTACCCTGTTCAGCTCAGACCACAGGGCCACGACATCATAAGAACCTGGGCATTTTACACAATAATAAAATCCATTGCACTAACCGGGGAAAAACCTTGGGATGAAATAGTAATTAACGGAATGGTATTTGGTGAAGATGGACATAAAATGAGTAAAAGTAGGGGAAACGTTGTTGAACCAGGGGAAATCACCAAAGAGTATGGTGCAGATGCACTTAGACTTTGGGCTGCAAACAGTACCATTGGAAACGATGTTCCATTTGCATGGAAGGAAGTTGACTACGGGTACAGGTTCTTGAGGAAATTCTGGAATGCTGCAAGATTTGCAAAGATGAACATAGATGATGAAGTTATTGAAAAACTTAAGACAATGGAAGATGCAAGTGCAAATATAGAAAACCCTGTTGATTTATGGATTTTAAGTAAATTGAACAGACTAATTAAGAGAGTTACAGAGGATTTAGAAAATTACAGGTTCAATACAGTTGTTGAAATCCAAAAATTCGTATGGCATGAATTCTGTGATAACTATATTGAAATGGTAAAACACAGACTCTACAACAAAGAATCTACCGAAGAGGCACAGAAAGATAAATTAATGGCTCAATACACGCTATACAAAGTTATTACAGACTCTTTAAGATTAATAACTCCGTTTACACCACATTTCGCAGATATCGTTGGTGAAATATACAAAATGGACAATATACACACATCATGGTGTAGGGTCGATGAAAGCTTAATAAACGAAGAAAACGAATACATCGGTGAAGTGGCTAAAAACACAGTATCTTCACTAAGAAGATTCAAATCAAATAAAGGTATGCCTTTGAACTCAGAGCTCAGTAAAGTTGAAATATACGTCAGTGATGAAAAAGATTATAACGCTCTTTTAAAGGCCAAATGTGATGTAAAAGGGGCATTGAAAATAAAAGAGTTGGAAATAATACACGGAAAGCCTGCCCTTGAACAGAAGATAGTTGAGGTTGTGCCAAATAAATCTAAAATAGGTCCAGAATTCAAAAAAGATGCTGGAAAAGTCATGAACTTTATAAAAAACGCAGACGAAGAAACCATTGAAAAAATACTCAGTGAAGGTCTTAAGGTAGAGGATGAATTTGAAGCATTTTTAACCAAAGAACACATTAAAGATGTAAAAAGAGCGATATTCAACGAAGGAGAAGTAGTAGAAACTACGAGTATTGATGGATTAGTTGATACGTTAGCTATAATACATTAA